One part of the Raphanus sativus cultivar WK10039 unplaced genomic scaffold, ASM80110v3 Scaffold0392, whole genome shotgun sequence genome encodes these proteins:
- the LOC108858297 gene encoding uncharacterized protein LOC108858297 has protein sequence MTMLRSREIPSVSGKPRPKRHSSDVIQPSTPARKQEPSAPSPTNKTFRRRSSRLESLNGVTAKEVSISVCSKRKSNAGEMLLSLRSGKKVAKSCDGIETSGNDIGSEENKAFGDLVEETKIVSKEKGKAVMAEQVLLDQGKGTVEDSCHVESCEKPSSSVSRRKYTREEKAKGIQVDTRVGVQVMEMEMEIQSPSVTQPSVNEQDQNGNASRNQHFRDFAEKNASRFARFDAEMEEEEELSDKEVEQQVEDWPGPFSTAMKIIKDREENTILHDGDGILFSSDIERSSPIVWAPRRSDSFTSPPPTAPSLQQLSMRVLVKNADAITSLDYVPDALRVKLCQLLCDSRRMDVHFLGLLVRGSPTGICVPDCSWLTEEQFTECFNNCDTSNLMVLQLDQCGRCMPDYVLPSTLARSPKSLPMLSSLSLSGACRLSDVGLRALVSVAPAITSINLSQCSLLTSSSIHMLSNSLGSVLRELYLNECQSIDLNLILTALKKFEKLEVLSLVDLPSVTGRLLRDFVTARGQALKQLILTNSVKITDSSIKDISENCPNLRVLDLANVCKLTDCALGYLANGCQALEKLIFCRNSFSDEAVAAFVETSGGSLVELSLNNVKKVGHNTALSLAKLSEKLQILDVSWCRDMSDNALGYIVDSCSSLKVLKVFGCTQITDAFVRGHSNPSVKILGLKMDPFLDHLADR, from the exons ATGACGATGCTCCGATCTCGCGAAATACCATCGGTCTCGGGCAAGCCACGCCCTAAACGACACTCCTCCGATGTCATCCAGCCGTCCACTCCCGCTCGGAAACAAGAACCCAGTGCTCCCTCACCCACTAACAAGACTTTCCGGAGGCGAAGTTCTCGTCTTGAATCTCTGAATGGGGTTACTGCGAAAGAGGTTAGCATCTCAGTTTGTAGCAAGAGAAAATCGAATGCTGGTGAAATGTTGTTGAGTTTACGGTCGGGGAAGAAAGTTGCTAAGAGTTGTGATGGAATCGAAACCAGTGGGAATGATATAGGAAGTGAGGAAAATAAGGCTTTTGGGGATTTGGTTGAAGAAACTAAAATCGTGAGTAAGGAAAAGGGAAAGGCAGTGATGGCTGAACAAGTTTTACTAGATCAAGGTAAGGGAACAGTGGAAGATTCCTGCCATGTTGAGAGTTGTGAGAAGCCAAGTAGCTCGGTGAGTAGAAGAAAGTATACAAGGGAGGAGAAGGCTAAGGGTATTCAGGTCGACACCAGAGTTGGTGTACAAGTAATGGAAATGGAAATGGAAATTCAGAGCCCCTCTGTAACTCAACCATCAGTTAATGAACAGGATCAAAATGGAAATGCTTCAAGAAATCAGCACTTTCGTGACTTTGCAGAGAAAAATGCTTCCAGGTTTGCTCGTTTTGATGCTGaaatggaggaagaagaggaattGTCAGATAAAGAGGTTGAGCAACAAGTCGAGGATTGGCCTGGCCCTTTCTCTACCGCCATGAAGATTATTAAGGACCGAGAAGAGAACACGATTCTGCATGATGGTGATGGTATTCTTTTCTCCTCCGACATTGAAAGATCTTCGCCAATTGTTTGGGCTCCCAGAAGAAGCGACAGTTTCACCTCTCCTCCTCCGACAGCTCCATCTCTGCAACAACTATCCATGCGAGTTCTTGTCAAGAACGCTGATGCCATCACTTCCCTTGACTATGTTCCAGACGCACTGAGGGTTAAGCTTTGTCAATTGCTTTGTGATTCGAGGAGGATGGACGTCCACTTTCTTGGTCTTCTTGTCCGTGGATCTCCAACTGGGATTTGTGTTCCCGACTGCTCATGGCTCACCGAGGAACAGTTCACCGAGTGTTTTAACAACTGTGACACCAGCAACTTGATGGTTCTTCAACTCGACCAGTGTGGGCGTTGTATGCCAGATTATGTACTACCATCCACCTTGGCAAGGTCACCAAAAAGCTTGCCGATGCTGTCTTCTCTATCTTTAAGTGGTGCATGCCGGCTTTCTGATGTGGGGCTGCGGGCACTTGTTTCCGTTGCTCCTGCCATTACATCTATCAATCTCAGTCAGTGCTCTCTTCTAACATCATCTAGCATTCACATGTTATCTAATTCATTGGGGTCAGTTTTAAGGGAACTATATCTCAACGAGTGCCAAAGCATCGACCTGAATCTTATTCTGACTGCATTAAAAAAGTTTGAGAAGCTGGAAGTATTGTCTCTCGTGGATCTTCCTTCAGTCACGGGTCGGTTGCTGAGGGACTTTGTTACTGCTAGAGGACAAGCCCTGAAACAGCTCATTCTGACCAACTCTGT GAAAATAACCGACTCTTCTATAAAAGACATCTCTGAAAACTGTCCTAATTTAAGAGTGCTTGATCTGGCTAACGTATGCAAGCTGACGGATTGTGCTCTGGGTTACCTTGCAAATGGTTGTCAAGCTCtggaaaaattgattttttgcCGCAACTCTTTCAG CGATGAAGCTGTAGCTGCGTTTGTAGAAACCTCAGGCGGTTCTCTGGTGGAACTGTCACTAAACAACGTCAAGAAG GTTGGCCACAACACGGCCTTATCCCTTGCTAAACTTTCAGAAAAGCTGCAGATTTTGGATGTTTCCTGGTGCAGAGATATGTCCGACAATGCACTAGGCTACATTGTCGATAGCTGTTCATCTCTGAAAGTGTTGAAAGTGTTTGGATGCACTCAg ATTACGGATGCATTCGTTCGAGGTCACTCGAACCCTAGTGTCAAGATCTTAGGTTTGAAGATGGATCCCTTCTTGGACCACCTTGCAGATAGATGA
- the LOC108833286 gene encoding uncharacterized protein LOC108833286 encodes MKTSRWRLNGEDLGQMNVADVLLVSGRFERTAAWLRAESHWEDRDNERYVDNFKRKFADQEFNAIKRRCNGLQSQKCSCIVAVKKEEKHIKRSVIKSVVGTLDLNIRFFLQGETFPGEKVKSQLFCTINREGSNRYGYIANLCVAKSARRQGIACNMLRFAVESARLSGVEQVYVHVHRNNLVAQELYQKTGFEVVEMGQFESSDDTYLLQYTR; translated from the exons ATGAAAACTAGCCGCTGGAGACTTAATGGTGAGGATCTTGGCCAAATGAATGTAGCTgatgttcttcttgtatctggacgGTTTGAGAGG ACAGCAGCGTGGCTACGTGCAGAGAGTCACTGGGAAGATCGTGACAATGAAAG GTATGTTGACAACTTCAAAAGGAAATTTGCAGATCAG GAGTTCAATGCAATAAAAAGAAGATGCAATGGGCTCCAAAGCCAGAAATGTTCCTGTATCGTTGCG GTAAAGAAGGAAGAGAAGCACATTAAACGTTCTGTAATCAAAAGTGTGGTTGGGACGCTTGATTTGAACATTCGTTTTTTCTTGCAAGGAGAGACCTTTCCTGGG GAAAAGGTGAAGTCTCAATTGTTCTGCACCATTAACCGGGAAGGTTCAAATAGGTATGGTTATATTGCTAATCTATGTGTTGCCAAATCAGCACGCCGCCAGGGTATTGCTTGCAACATGTTACGTTTCGCTGTCGAATCAGCCAGATTGAGTG GAGTTGAGCAAGTATATGTTCATGTACATAGAAACAATTTAGTTGCTCAAGAACTATACCAGAAGACTGGTTTCGAG GTCGTTGAAATGGGACAGTTTGAATCATCAGATGATACATACTTGCTCCAGTACACAAGATGA